The window GAATGTAGTCCATTTATATCTCCTAATTTTTCGAGTATTTTATCATACAAATACAGGATTGAATAATTACAAATATAATATTTGTTTTTAATGTTTTACTAAGTATTAGTAAATTATAATTCCATGGTTCAAGACGAAAGTTAAGGATATAAAAACTTAAAAATACAAGAGTGTGAGTTTTAATAGTTTCTCCATAGTTCTTATAAATTTTGTAGCAATTCAAAAGTTGTGAGTATTTTATAGACGAGAAGTTCAACAAAAATGAGCCTTTTATTTTAACCGATAGAAACTCAAATTAGTTGAACTTACACTCTTCGTAAGGAAGTATTGTGAGTATTTTACCACAAGAAAATTCGATTATAGAATTAGTAGAGGGTGAGCCAAGAGTTTCTCACCGAGTTATCGCTGAGCATACAAGCAACAAAGAGGTTTCAGTTCGGAACTTGATTAACAAGTATCGAGAAAGAATTGAGAAGATTGGAAACCTTCATTTTAAAAATGAGGGTTTAAAAAGAGCGACAAAAGACGGAAAGTCAAGAGGTAAAGTTCAAAATGTTACCTACTTCTTAAATGAACCTCAATCAACTTTCTTGATGACTCTCTTAAAGAATTCGGAAACGGTTGTTGATTTTAAATTTCGACTTGTTGATGACTTTTTCAAAATGAGAAAACTTTTGGAAAATCAAAATTTTTCTGGAAATCCTCGAAATGAGATTTTGCAACTTGAAAAAGAGATGATCGGTTTGAAAACTGCGATTGATATTTTGCGACCAAGTGAAGCTTCAAAAATTGGAATGACAAAAACTCTTTATAAAGATTTAGATTTAAGAACTTTATATTTGCCAGAATATTCTGATGAAAATCACACTTATTCAGCAAAAGCACTTTTAGAAAAATTTGGAATTAAAATTTCTGTTCAGCAATTTAACAAAGAAATGATTTTGGCGGGTTTATTGGAAATAAAAACACGGCGAAGCTCAAAATATTTGACTGAAAAAGATGAAGATGGAAATGAAATCAAAATTCCACTTTTGAAAGAATTTAAGTCTCTCACAGAAAAAGGTTTGAAGTTTGGCAAAAATCTGATTTCACCAAAAAACCAACTTGAGTCTCAACCACACTATTTTGAAAAGTCATTTCCAGAACTTTTACAACTTCTCAAAATCTAACTAAGAAAATTCAAATCTACAAAGAGTTTGAATCCAAGTCCCCTCCTTAGTATTCTTGTGTTTTTCATTCATTTTCAAAAAGTGAAAAACTTGAGAATCTATCTCAATATCAATTTTATAATTTGTGTATTTCTTGATTTCAGTTTGGAATTTTCTTGAGATGTTTCCAATTTCTTTGCCTTTTGAAATTAGAGAACTTCCATAATTTCCGCCAAGTTCTAATTTTGTTCCTGCAAAGATTTTATTATTTAAAATTGTATTTTGAAATTTCCAAGCATTTCCAAGATTAATATCATTAAGCCCTGTAAAAAGAATTATTTTTGTTGGTTCTGGACATTTTGGCGAAATAT is drawn from Thiovulum sp. ES and contains these coding sequences:
- a CDS encoding putative phage-encoded protein (PFAM: Phage regulatory protein Rha (Phage_pRha)) codes for the protein MSILPQENSIIELVEGEPRVSHRVIAEHTSNKEVSVRNLINKYRERIEKIGNLHFKNEGLKRATKDGKSRGKVQNVTYFLNEPQSTFLMTLLKNSETVVDFKFRLVDDFFKMRKLLENQNFSGNPRNEILQLEKEMIGLKTAIDILRPSEASKIGMTKTLYKDLDLRTLYLPEYSDENHTYSAKALLEKFGIKISVQQFNKEMILAGLLEIKTRRSSKYLTEKDEDGNEIKIPLLKEFKSLTEKGLKFGKNLISPKNQLESQPHYFEKSFPELLQLLKI